A region of Sparus aurata chromosome 8, fSpaAur1.1, whole genome shotgun sequence DNA encodes the following proteins:
- the LOC115586536 gene encoding uncharacterized protein CFAP97D2: protein MHRSYQPLKPVTNRYLQQRWDQNNYDNHRSKVSSALPVVDNKGTRTPAHVQLKLKKLQLQDERLSIIDRDNRLLASKLADIVCSKGLVDHRNQYHLRSLNADKRREELLLVSRQNQAIYQRITSRQSEYRRQLWLDDWERAERRRDDISRYPRGLAQKQKSHRKVKFAAVEGSERSTSCSNTDTDRTDRET from the exons ATGCACAGGTCCTACCAGCCGTTGAAGCCCGTCACTAACCGCTACCTGCAGCAGCGATGGGACCAGAACAACTACGACAACCACCGCAGTAAG GTGAGCTCCGCCCTGCCTGTAGTGGACAACAAGGGAACGAGGACACCAGCTCACGTCCAGCTCAAACTTAAAAAACTACag CTGCAGGATGAACGGCTGTCGATCATCGACAGAGACAACCGCCTCCTGGCCTCCAAACTGGCCGACATTGTCTGCTCTAAAGGCCTGGTGGACCATCGGAACCAGTACCACCTGAGGAG TCTGAATGCCGACAAAAGGCGGGAGGAGCTTCTGCTGGTCAGCCGTCAGAATCAGGCTATCTACCAGCGAATCACGTCTCGCCAGTCAGAGTACCGTCGGCAGCTGTGGTTGGATGACTGGGAGAGGGCGGAGCGTCGGCGGGACGACATTTCCCGATACCCCCGAGGGCTCGCACAGAAACAG aaGTCGCACAGGAAGGTGAAGTTTGCAGCCGTGGAGGGCAGCGAGAGGTCGACGAGCTGCAGCAACACCGACACCGACCGGACCGACAGAGAAACCTGA